The proteins below come from a single Tachysurus fulvidraco isolate hzauxx_2018 chromosome 26, HZAU_PFXX_2.0, whole genome shotgun sequence genomic window:
- the ncor1 gene encoding nuclear receptor corepressor 1 isoform X15, with protein MITRPSQEDKSDEKNEEDKLEKSDKKEEDDKKDEEEKDEKEDSKDISKDKEKCEGEDEEGKEQSTPRGRKTANSQGRRKGRITTRSMANEAASTATDEAPAAPPPPPPPPPPPAPEPVVPEPVPPPKPEPPPKPTRELAKLAPVSTMDSQARGAVEAGETSRWTEEEMEVAKKGLSSMAESCSDRRLVEHGRNWSAIAKMVGTKSEAQCKNFYFNYKRRHNLDDLLPQPKQATRRLRERDASQCDSVATVSADDEDENPDDSEGADNTSDTESAPSPSQSDTSKPSESQAPDQEAATTTKVPITDTKAQEPFNELQVKMEKSPEGAAVVDESVVKDEAQLHPKSEPQDTEMTGGDRGEVQVKTEPELREKEKQIEQAHSDNDSSATCSADEDVEAEPDRQRMFSLDKPSILGGSGSVVVSSGKQAPLTMQQIQQRAATIPPMVSPPSYLLHFPSSSAALARPRDWERLGHRASPRPPHHVAGPFGAAGVPVGAPLSGLTMFQHQIKAVHESAHMEDSQRQEAGEMERRPRFITPSPTILDRDGKPFPYMSYDIKLMEQEAHAAGRPGSPYRLSPREPSKASPQPDPNNPARYSVPPVLQPAPNQVVQNLPEGMRVPFARHRPPNIPSPPPLIPTSKPSDKPTFIQGGSILQGTPGTYLPSNTHAMYGPEGAKSTGGSISLGLPRQQDLAKPVSYIKQEECSPRGQSAQAEGLLSRAQYEGVVRGGPMPNIQDLTRGSTGKGPDGLPLRPGSITHGTPALPQSSIPTDLLKSKLTAEDLSSPEKARGEPLPKGHVIYEGKSGHILSYDAIKNPREGTRSPRTGHELKRTYEMMDGTRGHPGREAATFEGLISRAVPRDGSHPDSKERPILAGSIMQGTPRTAADAFDEAKYCKQIKRESPPIRSFEGGITKGKPYEGVNTIKEMGRSIHEIPRKEVQESRKTPVMEGSITHGIPLKYESSGPSQSAIKHNVKSLLTSPGKMDDSKVQERIRHTSVVSSTSVLRSTHQEANKAQLSPGMYEDANARRTPNYPSSSISRGSPLLRAQEGGITTGKPVSHERKSTLTPTQRDSVPAKSPVPGGEPLASHSTFDPHQVYRAHLPPHLDPSLFHHPAYMFQRQPSPTGYPNTYQLYTMENTRQTILNDYITSQQMQVIPRAEVARGLSPREQQIAMQYPAGARGIIDLAQMPPTILLPHPGGTGSPNLDRITYLPGPQPPFPRVFNPASISPGHPAHLASVEREREREREYRERENRERENREREKERDKERERERMAVANEYIRGAPEQPGRPGSRGFLRSPSPSMRSQEGVVQQRPSIFQGTKSVITPLIRQISPAATTAQTSSRYSTAADALAALVDAAASAPQMDVGKVKEGKHDTTGARDDEVIPSRAMSHPPGKAPLPVYPDGGGGATGGKDKPPPTKSRIEEELRTLGKTTITAASFIDVIITRQIASEKDSRERGSQSLDSSGSLSSSRYDGQSSGAIEVISPASSPAQREEKNERSFSSEKNTQPATATLRGYDTSRFRQQLESGPTTAPPQPTQTHRVMTLADHISHIITQDFAKNQDPPPSSSSSSSSLSMSSTFQNSGAAGSSARSKVPNRYSPENPVNPTHHQKPASRVSPENASEKSRSRPGKSPERAGGRAIESYEPISPPQNYSGLEKQENNLMQSQRREQDLAEQRTDSRSPGNGNYLPAFFTKLESTSPMVMSKKQEIFRKSDVGNTQPGTEIFNLPAVTTSSNVNHRNHSFSDPANNLGLEEIIRKALMGTVDERSEEQTQQAQSAALAAGSNSEGRQEANPSPSTGRYSAKQKLQSKASSRKSKSPNPGQAYTGGERPSSVSSVHSEGEYHRQAPSWAWEDRPSSAGPMQFPYNPLTMRMLSSTPPTSMACPSPSMQSQQQPGGGANAPARAWEREPPLLSEQYETLSDSDD; from the exons atg ATAACACGGCCCTCCCAGGAAGACAAGTCCGACGAGAAGAACGAGGAGGACAAGTTGGAGAAATCAGACAAGAAAGAAGAAGACGATAAGAAGGACGAGGAGGAGAAAGATGAAAAAGAGGACTCGAA GGACATTAGCAAAGACAAAGAGAAGTGTGAGGGAGAGGACGAGGAGGGAAAGGAGCAGAGCACGCCACGCGGCCGCAAGACGGCTAACAGCCAGGGACGGCGTAAGGGTCGAATCACTACACGCTCCATGGCCAACGAAGCTGCTAGTACTGCTACGGATGAAGCACcagcagcaccaccaccaccaccacctccaccaccaccaccagcacctGAACCTG TTGTACCAGAGCCCGTCCCTCCTCCCAAACCAGAGCCACCACCGAAGCCAACACGCGAACTGGCTAAGCTTGCCCCCGTGTCCACCATGGACAGCCAAGCacgag GAGCCGTAGAGGCCGGAGAGACGTCACGCTGgacagaggaagagatggaAGTCGCCAAAAAAG GTTTGAGCAGCATGGCAGAATCTTGTTCTGATAGAA GACTGGTAGAGCACGGCAGGAACTGGTCGGCCATCGCTAAAATGGTGGGCACCAAGAGCGAGGCGCAATGCAAGAACTTTTATTTCAACTACAAGAGGCGGCACAACCTAGACGACCTGCTCCCTCAACCCAAACAG GCAACCAGACGCTTGCGTGAGCGAGATGCATCTCAGTGTGACAGTGTGGCCACCGTTTCAGCCGACGATGAGGATGAGAACCCAGACGACAGTGAAG GTGCGGATAACACTTCAGACACGGAGAGTGCACCGTCGCCTTCTCAGTCTGACACGTCCAAGCCTTCTGAGTCCCAAGCGCCGGATCAGGAAGCTGCTACTACCACCAAAGTCCCTATCACAGATACCAAAGCCCAGGAGCCCTTCAACGAGCTCCAGGTAAAAATGGAGAAAAGTCCAGAAGGAGCAGCCGTAGTGGACGAATCCGTGGTTAAGGACGAGGCTCAGCTGCACCCTAAGAGCGAACCTCAGGACACGGAAATGACAGGAGGAGACCGGGGAGAGGTGCAAGTAAAGACCGAGCCGGAGTTGAGGGAGAAGGAGAAGCAGATCGAGCAGGCACATTCAGACAACGACTCGAGTGCCACCTGCAGCGCTGATGAAGACGTTGAGGcagagccagacagacagag gATGTTCTCTCTGGATAAGCCATCGATTCTCGGAGGCTCTGGGTCAGTGGTGGTCTCCTCAGGCAAGCAGGCTCCGCTCACTATGCAGCAGATCCAGCAGCGTGCTGCCACCATCCCACCCATGGTCAGTCCCCCTAGTTACCTCCTTCACTTCCCTAGCAGCTCTGCCGCCCTGGCCAGGCCCAGGGACTGGGAGAGGCTCGGACACAGAGCCTCACCCCGGCCACCCCACCAC GTCGCGGGTCCTTTCGGGGCAGCCGGTGTCCCTGTCGGAGCTCCTCTGAGCGGCTTAACCATGTTCCAGCACCAGATAAAAGCTGTACATGAATCTGCACATATGGAGGACAGCCAGAGACAAGAAGCTGGAGAGATGGAGCGTAGGCCGCGCTTCATTACCCCAAGCCCCACTATCCTCGACCGAGATG GTAAGCCATTTCCCTACATGTCATACGATATAAAGCTGATGGAACAGGAGGCTCACGCTGCAGGAAGACCAGGTTCACCCTACAGACTGTCTCCCCGAGAGCCAAGCAAAGCATCGCCCCAACCCGACCCCAACAACCCCGCCCGCTACAGTGTCCCACCAG TCCTGCAGCCTGCTCCTAACCAGGTGGTCCAGAACCTCCCTGAAGGAATGCGTGTGCCGTTTGCCCGCCACAGGCCCCCCAACATTCCGTCCCCGCCTCCGCTCATCCCTACTTCCAAACCCTCGGACAAACCCACCTTCATCCAGGGAGGATCCATTTTGCAG GGAACGCCAGGCACGTATCTGCCCTCAAACACTCATGCCATGTATGGGCCAGAGGGAGCTAAGAGCACTGGAGGATCCATCTCTCTTGGTCTGCCAAGACAGCAGGACCTTGCCAAACCTg TGTCCTATATAAAGCAGGAGGAATGTTCACCGCGTGGCCAAAGTGCTCAAGCTGAAGGACTGCTCTCCAGGGCACAGTATGAAGGAGTAGTCCGAG GAGGGCCGATGCCTAACATCCAGGACCTGACAAGAGGGTCTACAGGAAAAGGCCCCGATGGGCTTCCACTGAGACCAGGATCCatcacacat GGCACCCCAGCTCTTCCTCAGTCCAGCATACCGACAGATCTGCTGAAGAGCAAGCTGACTGCTGAGGACCTGAGCAGTCCAGAGAAGGCCCGGGGCGAACCACTGCCTAAGGGCCACGTCATCTATGAGGGCAAGAGTGGCCACATTCTGTCATATGATG CTATTAAAAACCCCAGAGAAGGTACTAGAAGCCCTAGGACAGGACATGAGTTGAAACGCACATATGAGATGATGGATGGTACCAGAGGACATCCTGGAAGGGAGGCAGCAACTTTCGAAG GTTTGATTAGTAGGGCAGTGCCTAGAGATGGCTCACATCCTGACTCCAAGGAGAGGCCTATACTCGCAGGCTCCATCATGCAAG GGACTCCGCGAACCGCTGCGGACGCTTTCGACGAGGCCAAGTATTGTAAGCAGATCAAGAGGGAAAGTCCACCGATTCGCTCCTTTGAAGGTGGAATCACCAAAGGCAAGCCTTATGAGGGTGTGAACACTATTAAAGAGATGGGACGCTCCATTCACGAAATTCCCCGTAAGGAAGTCCAGGAGAGCCGCAAGACCCCCGTCATGGAGGGATCCATTACTCAT GGCATCCCTCTGAAGTATGAGAGCAGCGGCCCCAGCCAGTCTGCCATCAAGCACAATGTCAAGTCACTTCTTACCAGTCCGGGAAAAATGGATGACTCCAAAGTACAAGAGCGCATTCGACACACATCAGTCGTCAGCTCTACATCAGTCCTGCGCTCCACACACCAGGAGGCCAACAAGGCTCAGCTCAGCCCGGGGATGTACGAGGACGCGAATGCACGCAGGACACCCAACTACCCcagcagctccatctccagAGGGTCACCTCTGCTGCGGGCACAAGAGG GAGGCATAACTACAGGAAAGCCTGTGTCCCACGAGAGAAAGAGCACGCTGACGCCAACCCAGAGAGACAGCGTCCCAGCAAAGTCCCCCGTACCCGGAGGCGAGCCGCTAGCTTCTCATAGCACTTTCGACCCCCATCAGGTGTACCGTGCCCACCTGCCACCTCATTTGGACCCCAGCCTTTTCCACCACCCAG CTTACATGTTCCAGCGGCAGCCGTCCCCCACCGGTTACCCCAACACCTACCAGTTGTACACCATGGAGAACACTCGACAGACAATCCTGAACGACTACATCACCTCGCAGCAAATGCAGGTCATCCCACGGGCCGAGGTCGCCAGAGGCCTGTCGCCAAGGGAACAGCAGATCGCCATGCAGTACCCTGCTGGAGCCAGAG GTATAATTGATCTAGCCCAGATGCCTCCCACCATCCTGTTGCCTCACCCTGGGGGGACAGGTTCCCCTAACTTGGACCGCATCACGTACCTCCCTGGACCTCAGCCCCCTTTTCCTAGGGTTTTCAACCCAGCCTCCATATCTCCAG GACACCCTGCACATCTCGCTAgcgtggagagagagagggagagagagcgtgaATACCGAGAACGGGAAAATCGAGAACGGGAAAACCGAGAACGGGAAAAAGAGAGGGACAAGGAGAGGGAGCGTGAACGCATGGCAGTCGCTAACGAATATATTCGTGGAG ctccAGAGCAACCTGGCAGGCCTGGTAGTCGTGGTTTCTTGCGTTCCCCGTCCCCTTCAATGCGGTCGCAGGAAGGTGTCGTCCAGCAGAGGCCCAGCATCTTCCAGGGCACAAAGAGCGTCATCACTCCTCTGAT CAGGCAGATTTCCCCTGCCGCAACCACTGCACAGACTTCCTCCCGCTACAGCACAGCCGCAGATGCGTTGGCTGCGCTGGTAGATGCTGCTGCTTCTGCACCGCAGATGGATGTAGGGAAGGTCAAAGAGGGTAAACATGACACCACCGGTGCCCGTGATGACGAGGTGATCCCCTCACGTGCCATGTCACATCCTCCTGGGAAAgctccacttcctgtttatcCGGATGGAGGAGGAGGGGCAACAGGTGGCAAAGATAAACCACCTCCTACAAAGTCTCGCATAGAGGAAGAGCTGCGTACGCTCGGCAAGACCACCATCACCGCGGCCAGTTTCATCGACGTCATCATCACCCGTCAGATTGCGTCAGAAAAAGACTCGCGTGAGAGGGGCTCACAGAGCTTAGACTCCTCAGGAAGTT tgtcatcGAGCCGTTATGACGGACAGAGCAGTGGGGCCATCGAGGTGATCAGCCCAGCAAGTTCCCCGGCtcagagagaggagaaaaacgAACGGTCTTTCTCTTCAGAAAAGAACACTCAGCCAGCTACAG CTACTCTAAGAGGATATGATACCAGTCGCTTCAGGCAGCAGTTGGAATCGGGACCCACGACAGCCCCACCACAACCTACCCAAACTCATCGTGTCATGACCCTGGCTGACCACATCTCG CATATCATAACCCAGGACTTTGCCAAGAATCAGGACCCTCCTCCTTCCTCTagctcttcttcctcctctttgtCCATGTCCTCGACATTCCAAAACTCCGGAGCAGCAGGCAGCAGCGCTCGGTCCAAAGTGCCTAACCGCTACAGTCCGGAGAACCCTGTTAACCCCACACACCATCAGAAGCCAGCCAGCCGAGTGTCCCCTGAGAACGCCTCAGAGAAATCCAGATCCAG GCCAGGTAAATCCCCCGAGCGCGCCGGTGGCAGGGCCATTGAGAGCTACGAGCCCATCTCCCCTCCACAAAACTACTCGGGATTAGAGAAACAAGAGAACAACCTGATGCAAAGCCAGAGGCGTGAACAGGATCTTGCAGAGCAGAG AACGGACTCGCGCTCCCCAGGCAATGGCAACTATCTGCCTGCTTTCTTCACCAAGCTGGAGAGCACCTCCCCCATGGTGATGTCCAAGAAACAGGAGATCTTCCGCAAGTCTGATGTCG GTAATACACAACCAGGCACAGAGATCTTTAATTTACCAGCAGTAACAACCTCAA GTAATGTGAACCATCGGAACCACTCGTTCAGCGACCCAGCCAACAACCTTGGCCTTGAGGAGATAATCCGTAAGGCTCTGATGGGGACTGTAGATG